In Argonema galeatum A003/A1, the following proteins share a genomic window:
- a CDS encoding DUF5996 family protein has protein sequence MVEAVRQAEDPDAMLLSFLQSTYDAAANLGNWDKAALERTLV, from the coding sequence TTGGTTGAAGCAGTGCGACAAGCTGAAGATCCAGATGCAATGCTGCTTTCCTTCCTGCAAAGCACATACGATGCTGCTGCCAATTTAGGCAATTGGGACAAAGCCGCGTTGGAAAGAACTTTAGTCTAA
- the tatC gene encoding twin-arginine translocase subunit TatC: MTPPSELENTTEPSLADAGNSNGNTEDEFLDDLPGEVEMSLFDHLEELRWRIFYSLIAGAVGIAGCFFFVKPIVKLLEVPAQGVKFLQLAPGEFFFVSIKVAGYSGLVVVSPFILYQIMMFVLPGLTRRERRLLGPVVFGSSFLFVTGLVFAYLALIPAALNFFISYGEGVVEQLWSIDRYFEFVLLLLFSTGLAFQIPIIQVLLGFLGIVSSKQMLSGWRFVLLGAAILGAVLTPSTDPLTQTLLGGAVVALYFSGTGLVMLLGK, encoded by the coding sequence ATGACGCCTCCCTCGGAACTAGAAAACACTACCGAGCCATCTTTAGCAGATGCTGGAAATAGCAACGGCAATACAGAAGACGAATTTCTCGATGACCTGCCTGGTGAAGTCGAGATGTCCCTGTTCGACCACTTGGAAGAATTGCGGTGGCGAATTTTTTACTCCTTGATTGCGGGGGCAGTTGGCATAGCAGGTTGCTTCTTTTTTGTCAAGCCGATCGTGAAATTGCTCGAAGTCCCAGCCCAGGGAGTCAAGTTTCTCCAGCTGGCTCCTGGAGAGTTCTTTTTTGTCTCTATTAAAGTCGCCGGATATAGTGGCTTGGTGGTAGTCAGTCCCTTTATTCTCTACCAGATTATGATGTTTGTTTTACCCGGATTAACTCGCCGGGAACGCCGTTTGTTGGGGCCAGTGGTTTTCGGGTCTAGTTTTCTATTTGTGACTGGACTGGTTTTTGCCTATTTAGCTTTGATTCCAGCCGCCCTCAATTTCTTTATTAGTTATGGGGAAGGTGTTGTAGAGCAGTTGTGGTCGATCGATCGATATTTTGAATTTGTTTTATTGCTTTTATTCAGTACCGGATTAGCATTTCAAATTCCCATCATTCAAGTTCTACTGGGTTTTTTAGGAATTGTATCTTCCAAACAAATGCTTTCTGGTTGGCGCTTCGTTTTACTGGGTGCGGCAATTTTGGGAGCGGTTCTCACACCTTCTACTGACCCTTTGACACAAACTCTTTTGGGAGGAGCGGTGGTTGCTTTATACTTCAGTGGCACTGGTTTGGTAATGCTGTTGGGGAAATAA
- a CDS encoding sugar transferase, whose translation MTTLSLPYQTPHRSIDSISKRLLDIVGSLVGLLILALIFIPIAIAIKLDSPGPILYTQKRYGLYGKPFKIRKFRSMVQNADSLKAQITNEAKGLIFKNENDPRITRLGRFLRKTSLDEFPQFWNVLVGEMSLVGTRPPTADEVIHYTERHWQRLNVKPGLTGEWQVSGRSDVKDFEAVVALDLRYQKRWHPWYDLLIIGKTIYIVLTRSGAC comes from the coding sequence ATGACTACATTATCGTTACCTTATCAAACTCCTCATCGTTCCATTGATTCAATTTCTAAACGCCTGCTGGATATTGTCGGCAGTTTAGTTGGATTGCTAATTCTGGCTTTGATTTTTATTCCCATTGCCATTGCCATCAAACTCGACAGTCCAGGCCCAATTTTATACACCCAAAAGCGCTACGGACTCTATGGCAAACCATTCAAAATTCGCAAATTTCGCTCTATGGTACAAAATGCCGATTCCCTCAAAGCGCAAATTACCAACGAAGCCAAAGGACTAATTTTTAAGAATGAAAACGACCCACGCATCACGAGATTAGGACGTTTTTTACGTAAAACAAGTCTCGATGAATTTCCCCAATTTTGGAATGTTTTGGTAGGAGAAATGAGCTTAGTTGGTACTCGTCCACCCACCGCGGATGAAGTTATTCACTACACGGAACGCCACTGGCAGAGATTAAATGTAAAACCTGGTTTAACTGGTGAATGGCAGGTAAGCGGTAGGTCGGATGTAAAAGATTTTGAAGCTGTAGTTGCACTCGATTTGCGTTACCAAAAACGGTGGCATCCCTGGTATGATTTGTTGATTATTGGCAAAACAATCTACATTGTCCTCACTCGATCTGGTGCTTGCTAA
- a CDS encoding nucleoside hydrolase: MSKQLVLMDHDGGVDDYLSVMLLMTMEEVQPIGVVVTPADCYIQPAVSATRKILDLMGCHHVPVAESTVRGINPFPRLYRRDSFIVDHLPILNESDTIQTPKVSESGQDFMVRSLQSAPEPVTLLVTGPLTTVASAIDLAPDIESKIKQIVWMGGALNVSGNVERSLEAGGDGSAEWNVYWDPIAAKRIWETEIAIVLCSLDVTNNVPVTTEFVRRIGKQRRYPLSDLAGQCYALVIPQDYYFWDVLATAYLARPEFYQLREWETIIVTSGVSQGRTKVVSGGRPIKAMEKVDKEGFYEYILQQWKR; encoded by the coding sequence ATGTCCAAACAACTTGTACTTATGGATCACGACGGTGGCGTGGACGATTATTTGTCGGTCATGCTGCTGATGACAATGGAGGAAGTGCAACCCATCGGTGTGGTTGTCACGCCAGCGGATTGCTATATCCAACCTGCTGTGAGTGCGACGCGGAAAATTTTAGATTTGATGGGTTGTCACCATGTGCCGGTGGCGGAAAGTACGGTGCGCGGTATCAACCCATTTCCGCGACTTTATCGACGAGATTCTTTTATTGTTGACCATTTGCCAATTCTCAACGAAAGCGATACTATTCAAACACCAAAAGTGTCAGAATCGGGTCAAGATTTTATGGTGCGATCGCTTCAGTCTGCACCAGAACCAGTAACGCTGCTTGTGACTGGCCCCTTGACTACGGTAGCGAGTGCGATCGATCTCGCTCCAGATATCGAATCAAAAATTAAACAAATTGTCTGGATGGGAGGCGCACTGAACGTTTCCGGCAACGTGGAGCGTTCTTTAGAAGCTGGAGGGGACGGTTCGGCGGAATGGAATGTCTACTGGGACCCAATTGCTGCAAAGAGAATTTGGGAGACGGAAATTGCGATCGTTCTTTGCTCTTTAGATGTTACTAACAACGTGCCAGTAACAACCGAGTTTGTGCGACGAATTGGCAAACAGCGTCGCTACCCTCTTTCCGATTTGGCAGGACAATGTTATGCGTTAGTTATTCCGCAAGATTATTACTTTTGGGATGTATTAGCTACAGCTTATCTAGCCCGCCCTGAATTTTATCAACTGCGCGAATGGGAAACAATTATTGTGACGAGTGGAGTCAGTCAGGGTCGTACTAAAGTTGTGTCTGGTGGACGCCCCATTAAGGCGATGGAAAAGGTAGATAAAGAAGGCTTCTACGAATATATTTTGCAGCAGTGGAAACGGTGA
- a CDS encoding Uma2 family endonuclease, whose amino-acid sequence MIASTAPYQITWEKLPDDFVLDDEPVDNINQPPLAAALTASLQLAGKLPANALTFTNYGICATVNDKIVVKAPDWGYVPEIRVSRDDVRRSYTPQLQGDIPVIVMEFVSDTEGGEYSTKPTYPPGKWFFYEQVLCVPNYVIFDPQAGFLEVYQLDDSGQYQVRQPDANNRYWIAEMGLFLGGWQGSRENRTGWWLRWWDENGVLLLWGSELAEQERVRAEQERVRAEQERVRADRLAAQLRAAGIEPEV is encoded by the coding sequence GTGATAGCAAGTACCGCCCCTTATCAAATAACCTGGGAAAAACTCCCCGATGATTTTGTATTAGATGACGAGCCTGTGGACAATATCAATCAACCGCCTCTCGCTGCTGCTTTAACAGCAAGCTTGCAACTTGCTGGAAAACTACCAGCCAATGCCTTGACCTTCACAAATTACGGAATTTGTGCTACGGTAAATGACAAGATTGTGGTAAAAGCCCCAGATTGGGGTTATGTTCCTGAAATTCGCGTTTCGCGAGATGATGTTAGGCGCAGCTATACCCCCCAGCTTCAGGGAGATATTCCAGTAATTGTGATGGAATTTGTCTCGGATACGGAAGGTGGGGAATATTCTACGAAGCCAACCTATCCACCCGGTAAGTGGTTTTTTTACGAGCAAGTTTTGTGCGTTCCTAACTACGTTATTTTTGACCCGCAAGCAGGGTTTTTGGAAGTTTATCAACTTGATGATTCTGGACAGTATCAGGTACGCCAACCTGATGCAAATAATCGTTATTGGATTGCTGAAATGGGTTTGTTTTTAGGGGGATGGCAAGGAAGCCGAGAAAACCGGACAGGTTGGTGGTTGCGGTGGTGGGATGAAAATGGAGTACTGTTGTTATGGGGATCGGAGTTGGCTGAGCAAGAACGGGTACGCGCTGAGCAAGAACGGGTACGCGCTGAGCAAGAACGGGTACGGGCCGATCGATTGGCTGCTCAGCTAAGGGCCGCAGGGATTGAGCCGGAGGTATAG
- the arfB gene encoding alternative ribosome rescue aminoacyl-tRNA hydrolase ArfB, with protein sequence MNIVQISNTVTIPEHEIEMSAVRSQGAGGQNVNKVATAIHLRFDIMASSLPDRYKERLLNLSDQRLTKEGVIVIKAQEHRSQEQNREEALQRLQDLIQSAIAVPKPRKRSKPTRSSQRKRLDSKTKRSQIKTMRGKVTDQ encoded by the coding sequence ATGAACATAGTGCAAATTTCCAACACAGTGACCATTCCAGAACATGAGATTGAGATGAGTGCAGTTCGCTCTCAGGGGGCAGGGGGGCAAAATGTCAATAAGGTGGCGACCGCTATTCACCTGCGCTTTGATATCATGGCTTCCTCGCTGCCCGATCGCTACAAAGAGCGACTGTTGAACCTGAGTGACCAGCGCCTTACCAAGGAAGGTGTCATTGTCATTAAGGCGCAAGAACATCGCAGCCAAGAGCAGAATCGGGAAGAGGCATTGCAACGACTGCAAGACTTGATTCAGAGTGCGATCGCAGTCCCCAAACCCCGTAAAAGGAGCAAACCGACTCGTAGCTCTCAAAGAAAACGTCTGGATAGCAAAACTAAGCGATCGCAGATTAAGACCATGAGAGGGAAAGTGACGGATCAATGA
- a CDS encoding DUF2283 domain-containing protein, giving the protein MAAKLTVEYDRVGDILYINKCSPYAEQESAEIDYGIVARLNPVTEEIENLEVMFFSKRFQESNVFELPIMADLHLSLQA; this is encoded by the coding sequence ATGGCAGCGAAATTAACCGTTGAATACGATCGCGTCGGTGATATTCTCTACATAAACAAATGCTCTCCTTATGCAGAACAAGAATCAGCAGAAATTGACTACGGAATTGTTGCTCGTCTTAATCCTGTTACTGAGGAAATTGAGAATTTGGAAGTGATGTTTTTCTCCAAGCGGTTTCAGGAAAGTAATGTGTTTGAATTACCAATTATGGCTGATTTACACCTTTCTCTGCAAGCTTAA
- a CDS encoding leucyl aminopeptidase: MEFRATDTPRLDWTGDGLAIGFFEDAVELTGDLAQLDEKFGGILQELIAETEFKGKEGSSVSTRVGGSGSPVRKIILVGLGKAEALKLNSLRRSAAAAARSAKKEKCKTLGLSLPVWNNDSLLTVGAIVEGIELALHQDNRFKSESEDKGLQLEQVDLLGPSGQEEAINRAKQICAGVILARELVAAPANEVTPVTMAETALKLAEEYGLVAEILEQEDCEKLGMGAFLGVAKASDLPPKFIHLTYKPEGTPRRKLAIVGKGLTFDSGGLNIKGVGSGIEMMKIDMGGAAATFGAAKAIAQLKPDVEVHFITATTENMISGRAMRPGDILKASNGKTIEVNNTDAEGRLTLADALVFAEKLGVDAIIDLATLTGACVIALGDDIAGLWSTDDAVANQLVQAAEVAGEKLWRMPLEEKYFDGLKSPIADMKNTGPRPGGSITAALFLKQFVKETPWAHLDVAGPVWADKENGYNNVGATGYGVRTLVNWVLSL; the protein is encoded by the coding sequence ATGGAATTTCGCGCAACAGATACCCCACGCTTAGACTGGACGGGGGATGGACTGGCAATTGGTTTTTTTGAAGATGCTGTAGAGTTAACTGGCGATCTGGCTCAGTTAGATGAGAAGTTCGGCGGTATTTTGCAGGAATTGATTGCAGAAACCGAATTTAAGGGAAAAGAAGGCAGCAGTGTTTCTACTCGCGTTGGCGGTAGCGGTAGCCCAGTCCGTAAAATTATACTGGTGGGACTGGGCAAAGCAGAAGCACTGAAGTTAAATAGTTTGCGGCGATCGGCTGCTGCTGCTGCGCGATCGGCTAAAAAGGAAAAATGCAAGACGCTGGGACTCAGTTTGCCGGTATGGAATAATGACTCTCTTTTGACGGTTGGGGCGATCGTCGAAGGGATAGAACTGGCGCTGCACCAAGATAACCGCTTTAAGTCAGAATCGGAAGATAAAGGGCTGCAACTGGAGCAAGTCGATTTACTGGGACCCAGCGGTCAAGAAGAGGCAATTAACCGCGCCAAGCAAATCTGTGCCGGTGTTATCCTAGCGCGGGAACTCGTCGCCGCACCAGCCAACGAGGTAACTCCGGTAACTATGGCAGAAACTGCGCTCAAGCTAGCTGAAGAATATGGCTTGGTAGCAGAAATCTTGGAACAAGAAGACTGCGAAAAGCTAGGTATGGGAGCATTTCTGGGAGTAGCGAAAGCTTCTGACTTACCGCCAAAGTTTATCCACCTGACTTATAAACCGGAAGGAACACCCAGACGCAAATTAGCGATCGTCGGTAAAGGTCTTACTTTTGATTCTGGCGGTCTTAACATCAAAGGTGTCGGTAGCGGGATCGAAATGATGAAAATAGACATGGGCGGTGCTGCTGCAACCTTTGGTGCGGCGAAAGCGATCGCGCAGTTAAAACCCGATGTCGAAGTTCACTTCATCACCGCTACTACAGAAAACATGATTAGCGGTCGCGCCATGCGCCCAGGCGATATTCTTAAAGCTTCTAACGGCAAAACGATCGAAGTCAACAACACCGATGCGGAAGGACGCCTAACTTTGGCAGATGCCTTAGTGTTTGCCGAAAAGCTGGGAGTTGATGCCATCATCGATTTAGCCACCTTAACTGGTGCCTGCGTCATTGCTTTAGGCGATGATATTGCTGGATTGTGGAGTACAGACGATGCTGTTGCTAACCAGTTAGTTCAAGCTGCCGAAGTTGCTGGCGAAAAGCTGTGGCGGATGCCTTTAGAAGAAAAATACTTTGACGGTCTAAAATCGCCGATCGCCGATATGAAAAATACTGGGCCGCGTCCCGGCGGTTCGATTACCGCCGCTTTGTTCCTCAAGCAATTTGTTAAAGAAACGCCTTGGGCGCACTTGGACGTTGCTGGGCCAGTTTGGGCAGACAAGGAAAACGGCTACAACAATGTTGGTGCAACGGGTTACGGTGTCCGCACTCTCGTCAATTGGGTGCTGAGCTTGTAG
- a CDS encoding DUF4342 domain-containing protein, with product MNENLERQDNQFKAGINESTTDPVSSTQVETKMTEVVTEEETEQKFRVEELKISGDTLVAKVRELIHQGNIRRIIIKNEEGRTLIEIPLTVGVVGGVIGAAMFPVIAAIGAIGAVVAHLTLVVERKE from the coding sequence ATGAACGAAAATTTAGAACGACAAGACAACCAATTTAAGGCGGGAATTAACGAATCTACAACAGACCCTGTAAGTTCAACGCAGGTGGAAACCAAAATGACGGAAGTGGTGACCGAAGAGGAGACAGAACAAAAATTTCGTGTAGAAGAGTTAAAGATTAGCGGCGATACCCTGGTTGCCAAGGTAAGAGAACTGATTCATCAAGGCAATATTCGTCGCATCATTATCAAGAATGAAGAAGGACGTACTCTGATAGAAATACCTCTAACTGTCGGTGTAGTTGGAGGAGTGATTGGTGCGGCGATGTTTCCCGTTATTGCAGCTATTGGCGCGATCGGTGCAGTTGTGGCGCATCTTACACTTGTGGTAGAAAGAAAGGAATAA
- a CDS encoding transglycosylase SLT domain-containing protein, producing the protein MLRRLRNPIPLAVGAGLSALLIGTTLLVMRWSNLGQGWSVGGQLGGQISSQSKGQPKSTVLPLVALSASQRASQLEAIASGSKSLDRNRARFLLADDLIQQKQGKKALTWLEGLEQDYQVLAPQVALKRAQAYEVSGDKAKANAAWQELLERYGENSVAAEALFALGRNDPKLYDQAIASFPSHPRSIEIAWTRLKQNPNQLSLLLLLLNHDTDSKQINTVLEALQNKYAAQLKPEDWEAIAYIYWDRFDYDKAGQAYAKATRTPLNLYRAGRGRQLRGKRAEAIAAYQQLLREFPNAKDTGLGLIRLAQLVPSQQALPYLEMAINKFPEKAGEALLAKAKILDATNSTKSASQARQLALSKYADSEAVGEYRWSKAQGRAKAGDFLGAWQWAQPITKNNTDSELAPKAAFWVGKWATRLGHQKDGKASFEYVLSNYPESYYAWRSAGILGLDVGTFNTVRDMTPQVVRPFERSLLPAGSEAVKELYQLGQNDDAWTLWQAEFRDRIQPTVAQQFTDGVLRLGVGQNIKGITKVESLGWWRDTPEERSQISALKQESAYWHALYPFPFLEYIENWSQERKLNPLLVTALMRQESRFEPGIRSSAGAMGLMQVMPATGAWIAQAINTKSYALDNPNDNIKFGTWYLDHTHETYSNNSMFAVASYNAGPGNVSKWIKDIGLSDPDEFVEAVPFVETQGYIKHVFENYWNYLRLYNPQMSEILSRYRARG; encoded by the coding sequence ATGCTAAGGCGACTGAGAAACCCAATTCCTCTGGCTGTTGGTGCAGGGCTATCGGCTCTGTTGATTGGAACTACCCTGTTAGTAATGAGATGGAGCAACCTGGGGCAGGGTTGGTCAGTTGGGGGTCAGTTGGGGGGGCAGATAAGCTCCCAGTCAAAAGGGCAGCCCAAGTCCACCGTACTGCCGCTGGTGGCACTTTCAGCGAGTCAGCGGGCTAGCCAGCTGGAAGCGATCGCCTCTGGCTCAAAATCCCTCGATCGCAATCGCGCCCGTTTTCTGCTGGCTGATGACCTAATTCAACAAAAACAGGGCAAAAAAGCGCTGACTTGGTTGGAAGGATTAGAACAAGATTATCAAGTCTTAGCGCCACAAGTCGCCCTCAAACGCGCCCAAGCTTACGAAGTTAGCGGCGATAAAGCTAAAGCTAATGCTGCTTGGCAAGAATTGTTGGAACGCTATGGGGAAAATTCCGTGGCGGCTGAGGCGCTGTTTGCCTTGGGACGCAACGATCCTAAACTTTACGATCAAGCGATCGCTTCTTTCCCCAGCCATCCCCGCAGTATTGAAATTGCCTGGACTCGTCTGAAGCAAAATCCCAATCAACTGTCTTTGCTACTGCTATTACTAAATCACGACACCGACAGCAAGCAAATTAACACGGTGTTGGAAGCACTGCAAAACAAGTATGCAGCACAGCTAAAACCGGAAGACTGGGAAGCAATTGCTTACATTTACTGGGATCGGTTTGATTATGACAAAGCGGGACAAGCTTATGCCAAAGCTACCCGCACACCCCTAAATCTCTACCGCGCTGGTAGGGGACGGCAATTGAGGGGTAAAAGAGCAGAAGCGATCGCAGCTTATCAGCAGTTGCTGCGCGAGTTTCCCAACGCCAAGGATACTGGCTTGGGTTTGATCCGCTTGGCTCAGTTAGTTCCGTCGCAACAAGCCCTACCTTATCTGGAAATGGCAATTAACAAATTTCCAGAAAAAGCAGGCGAGGCACTTTTAGCCAAAGCCAAAATCCTCGACGCCACCAACAGTACCAAGTCAGCCTCCCAAGCGCGTCAATTAGCCCTGAGTAAATATGCAGATTCCGAAGCTGTGGGAGAATATCGGTGGAGTAAAGCTCAAGGTAGAGCCAAAGCGGGCGATTTTTTGGGAGCTTGGCAATGGGCTCAGCCGATTACCAAGAACAATACCGACAGCGAGTTGGCTCCCAAAGCTGCCTTTTGGGTTGGTAAATGGGCTACTCGGCTGGGGCATCAAAAGGATGGCAAAGCTTCTTTTGAGTATGTGCTGAGCAACTATCCAGAATCGTACTATGCGTGGCGATCGGCTGGGATACTCGGTTTGGATGTGGGAACTTTCAACACCGTGCGCGACATGACACCGCAAGTGGTGCGTCCCTTTGAGCGATCGCTTTTGCCAGCTGGTTCTGAAGCTGTTAAGGAATTATATCAACTCGGTCAAAACGACGATGCTTGGACGCTTTGGCAAGCGGAATTTCGCGATCGCATACAGCCAACGGTAGCCCAACAGTTCACCGATGGCGTTCTGCGCCTGGGCGTAGGGCAAAATATTAAGGGAATTACTAAGGTGGAGAGTCTGGGCTGGTGGCGGGATACACCAGAAGAGCGATCGCAAATATCCGCTCTCAAGCAAGAATCGGCTTATTGGCACGCCCTCTATCCATTTCCATTTCTGGAATACATCGAAAATTGGTCGCAAGAACGCAAGCTTAATCCCTTGCTAGTAACTGCCCTCATGCGACAAGAATCCCGCTTTGAACCTGGTATTCGTTCCTCCGCCGGTGCTATGGGCTTAATGCAGGTGATGCCCGCTACAGGGGCCTGGATAGCTCAAGCAATCAACACCAAAAGTTATGCTCTGGATAATCCCAACGACAACATTAAATTTGGCACTTGGTATCTGGATCACACCCACGAGACATACAGCAATAACTCTATGTTTGCTGTCGCCAGCTACAATGCTGGGCCTGGAAATGTGTCGAAATGGATTAAAGACATTGGCTTAAGCGATCCCGACGAATTCGTGGAAGCCGTTCCCTTTGTAGAAACCCAAGGCTATATCAAGCACGTCTTTGAAAACTACTGGAACTACCTGCGGCTATACAATCCCCAAATGTCCGAAATATTAAGTCGGTACAGGGCTAGGGGCTAG
- a CDS encoding DUF5615 family PIN-like protein, giving the protein MSRTIRFHLDENVSNSIADSLRRRGIDVTTTPEEGLISASDEEQLAFAISQERVIFTQDADFLRLNQAGATHTGIAFCRKNTRSIGDIVSGLVLIWECLESEEMRDRVEFL; this is encoded by the coding sequence ATGTCAAGAACGATTCGATTTCACCTAGATGAGAATGTTAGTAATTCCATAGCAGATAGCCTAAGACGACGTGGGATTGATGTAACTACCACACCAGAAGAAGGACTTATTTCTGCATCAGATGAGGAACAACTAGCTTTTGCAATTTCTCAGGAACGGGTAATTTTTACCCAAGATGCAGATTTTTTACGGCTAAATCAAGCTGGTGCCACTCACACTGGAATTGCTTTCTGTCGTAAGAACACTCGGTCAATTGGCGATATTGTCAGTGGATTGGTTTTAATCTGGGAGTGTCTTGAATCAGAGGAAATGCGCGATCGCGTAGAATTTCTTTGA
- a CDS encoding pentapeptide repeat-containing protein, with product MANAEHLALLKEGAVKWIKWRTLNENIQPDLSEGNLQSANLRGANLAEVNLTKADLRKALLITANLSLANLSLANLSLANLSQAILIQANLSGTNLVKADLTEADLTAANFIGADLREANLERVDLADANLVGTNLTGANLKHANLSNTNLSNANLHEAELIGAYLYKANLYKANLRETRLNGVYLFKANLSGADLEGANLRWANLSGANLSGANLSGANLRGANLRGANLKEVILQKTIMPDGTVHE from the coding sequence ATGGCAAACGCAGAACACCTCGCTCTACTTAAAGAAGGAGCAGTTAAATGGATTAAGTGGAGAACTCTAAACGAAAATATACAACCTGACTTGAGCGAAGGCAACCTGCAAAGTGCTAACCTCAGAGGTGCCAACCTCGCAGAAGTTAACCTCACAAAAGCCGATCTCCGCAAGGCTTTACTCATTACCGCTAACCTCAGCCTTGCGAACCTCAGCCTTGCGAACCTCAGCCTTGCGAACCTCAGCCAAGCAATCCTCATCCAAGCCAACCTGAGCGGGACTAACCTCGTCAAAGCTGACCTCACAGAAGCCGATTTGACTGCTGCCAACTTTATTGGGGCCGATCTCAGAGAAGCTAACCTGGAAAGGGTAGATCTGGCTGATGCTAACCTAGTTGGGACTAACCTCACCGGCGCTAACCTCAAACACGCCAATCTTAGCAATACCAACCTCAGCAACGCTAACCTGCATGAGGCTGAACTAATAGGAGCGTACCTTTACAAAGCCAACCTTTACAAGGCTAACTTGCGGGAAACTCGCCTTAATGGAGTTTACCTTTTCAAGGCTAACCTGAGCGGTGCTGACCTAGAAGGAGCTAACTTGAGATGGGCTAACCTCTCAGGTGCTAACCTCTCAGGTGCTAACCTCTCAGGTGCTAACCTCAGAGGCGCTAACCTCAGAGGCGCTAACCTCAAAGAAGTTATCCTTCAGAAGACAATAATGCCTGACGGCACAGTTCACGAATAA
- a CDS encoding type I restriction endonuclease, giving the protein MVETIQAQNIILHDLVEKFGLERTDDEQFFREWQDDLPELTAFEKQALDEVKGDYIHLSEYPILEPIVKMVVLSPLLRLAGFYRAPFYVSAEKEVRIVSEDQGTIVTGRLDLLVFTPQFWILVIEAKKAQFSLEAGIPQALAYMLGNPNSEKPGFGFITNGPNFIFLKLTKQDKPKYARSNLFSLDNKDDLYTVLKVLKRFSQLLKE; this is encoded by the coding sequence ATGGTTGAAACAATTCAAGCCCAAAATATAATCCTGCACGACTTAGTTGAAAAATTTGGCTTAGAACGCACTGACGATGAGCAATTCTTTCGGGAATGGCAAGATGATTTGCCGGAATTGACGGCTTTTGAAAAACAAGCTCTAGACGAGGTAAAAGGCGACTATATTCACTTGTCGGAGTATCCAATACTGGAACCGATCGTCAAAATGGTCGTGCTTTCTCCGTTGTTAAGACTGGCAGGTTTTTATCGTGCGCCATTTTATGTAAGCGCTGAGAAGGAGGTGAGAATTGTATCGGAAGATCAAGGAACTATTGTGACGGGACGCCTGGATTTACTGGTTTTTACTCCCCAGTTTTGGATACTCGTAATTGAGGCAAAAAAGGCACAATTCTCTCTGGAAGCTGGGATACCGCAAGCACTGGCATATATGCTGGGTAATCCTAATTCTGAAAAACCTGGATTTGGATTCATCACGAATGGCCCTAATTTTATTTTCCTGAAACTGACCAAACAAGACAAGCCGAAGTATGCTCGCTCTAATTTGTTTTCACTTGATAACAAAGATGACTTGTATACTGTCTTGAAAGTGTTAAAGCGCTTCAGTCAATTGCTTAAAGAGTAA
- a CDS encoding alanine--tRNA ligase-related protein — translation MAIFTPTNSNQIRQQFLSFYAARGHQILPTVPLVAKPPNLMWQSSFWTLPFHPISLGQRYSPSSHSTILQKHISSNFTVLTQRHPTFFEMLVACGRHIAPLSHQSSVTEMSCCFWGRI, via the coding sequence ATCGCGATCTTCACCCCCACGAATAGCAACCAAATTCGGCAACAGTTTCTTTCCTTCTATGCTGCAAGAGGTCACCAGATTCTCCCAACAGTGCCTTTGGTTGCAAAACCTCCCAATTTAATGTGGCAAAGTTCTTTTTGGACATTGCCATTTCACCCTATTTCCCTCGGACAGCGATACTCGCCATCAAGTCATAGTACTATTTTACAAAAGCATATTTCTTCCAATTTCACTGTTCTCACACAGCGCCATCCTACCTTTTTCGAGATGTTGGTAGCCTGCGGTCGGCATATCGCACCTCTCTCACATCAATCATCTGTCACTGAAATGTCATGTTGTTTTTGGGGTAGGATTTAG
- a CDS encoding DUF433 domain-containing protein encodes MAIQTVISEHIEITPGVCGGKPRIAGHRIKVQDVVIWHERMGMSPDEIVYHYPSITLADVYAALAYYHDHIQEIRQQMDEDEKFVRELEAKTPSLVQQKLRKQNVKNDSISPR; translated from the coding sequence ATGGCTATTCAAACCGTAATTTCTGAACATATTGAAATCACTCCTGGTGTGTGCGGTGGTAAACCGCGTATTGCTGGACATCGAATTAAAGTGCAGGATGTTGTGATTTGGCACGAACGCATGGGAATGTCTCCTGATGAAATTGTGTATCATTATCCAAGTATTACCTTGGCTGATGTGTATGCAGCTTTGGCGTATTATCACGACCATATCCAAGAAATCAGACAACAGATGGATGAAGATGAAAAATTTGTCCGGGAGTTGGAGGCTAAAACTCCTTCTTTGGTTCAGCAAAAACTAAGGAAGCAAAATGTCAAGAACGATTCGATTTCACCTAGATGA